A stretch of the Filimonas lacunae genome encodes the following:
- a CDS encoding DinB family protein gives MTMQQADTATEVKTFISSENLLNEWIGHRRLTRRVIEAFPEDQLFTFQIGGMRTFGAMVKELLDIGATGVKGMVTNDWGTTDFNNHHMTDEQKTKEYLLQQWDLSTEAIIHWFPQISEERFQETVKSFGQYEGHVYSSLLYFIDNEIHHRAQGFVYLRSLGVEPPAFWNRN, from the coding sequence ATGACTATGCAACAAGCTGACACCGCAACAGAAGTAAAAACATTTATCTCTTCCGAGAACCTGCTGAACGAGTGGATTGGACACCGCCGCCTGACACGCCGCGTGATTGAAGCCTTCCCCGAAGACCAGTTATTCACTTTTCAGATAGGTGGTATGCGTACTTTTGGAGCCATGGTAAAAGAATTGCTGGACATTGGCGCAACAGGTGTAAAAGGGATGGTTACCAACGACTGGGGCACTACAGACTTCAATAACCACCACATGACAGACGAGCAAAAGACCAAGGAATACCTGTTGCAACAATGGGACCTGTCTACCGAAGCCATCATTCACTGGTTTCCTCAAATCAGCGAAGAACGTTTCCAGGAAACCGTAAAATCCTTTGGCCAATATGAAGGCCATGTATATTCCAGTCTCCTGTATTTCATTGACAACGAAATACACCATCGCGCCCAGGGTTTTGTATACCTGCGCAGCCTGGGTGTAGAACCACCCGCTTTCTGGAACAGAAATTAA